One part of the Roseomonas gilardii genome encodes these proteins:
- a CDS encoding tRNA1(Val) (adenine(37)-N6)-methyltransferase, which translates to MTADPTLTEDRLLDGRVLLHQPSDGLRAGLDAVMLAAHVPARPGEKVLELGCGSGAALLCLLARVPGLEGIGIERDPGLAALATENLHRNGWAGRAQIRTVDIARPDALPGQGFAAHGLANPPYWTGGTASPDPRRAAAMHEAEPAPLLLWAKVLARGVRPGGSATLILPAHRHGEGWAALREAGFGAVSLFPLWPRAGREAKRVMLQGWLARRGPDRVLPGLVLHEGPGWSAGAEAVLRHGAALPG; encoded by the coding sequence GTGACGGCAGACCCCACCCTCACCGAGGATCGGCTGCTCGACGGCCGCGTCCTGCTTCACCAGCCATCCGACGGGCTGCGGGCGGGGCTGGATGCCGTGATGCTGGCGGCACATGTTCCGGCCCGGCCCGGGGAGAAGGTGCTGGAACTCGGCTGCGGCAGCGGCGCCGCGCTGCTCTGCCTGCTGGCCCGCGTTCCGGGCCTCGAAGGCATCGGGATCGAGCGCGACCCCGGCCTCGCGGCCCTGGCGACGGAGAACCTGCACCGGAACGGCTGGGCAGGCCGCGCCCAGATCCGGACGGTGGATATCGCCCGGCCGGACGCCTTGCCTGGCCAGGGCTTCGCGGCACATGGCCTCGCCAATCCGCCCTACTGGACGGGCGGCACCGCCTCGCCCGACCCGCGCCGGGCGGCGGCGATGCATGAGGCGGAGCCGGCGCCGCTGCTTCTCTGGGCAAAGGTCCTGGCCAGGGGTGTCCGTCCGGGCGGGTCCGCGACACTGATCCTGCCGGCGCACCGGCACGGCGAGGGTTGGGCGGCCTTGCGCGAGGCCGGTTTCGGGGCTGTCTCGCTCTTCCCGCTCTGGCCGAGGGCCGGACGGGAGGCGAAGCGGGTCATGTTGCAGGGCTGGTTGGCGCGGCGGGGGCCGGACCGGGTTCTGCCCGGGCTGGTGCTGCATGAGGGCCCGGGCTGGTCCGCCGGGGCGGAGGCCGTGCTGCGGCACGGGGCCGCCCTGCCCGGCTGA
- a CDS encoding ribonucleotide-diphosphate reductase subunit beta, with protein sequence MPDGHNPTDEMPTHFDLLTANPVYKPFRYPWAYDAWLTQQRVHWLPEEVPMADDVKDWQKNLTEVERNLVTQIFRFFTQSDVEVNNCYMKHYAQVFKPTEVLMMLSAFSNIETVHIAAYSHLLDTIGMPETEYQAFLKYKEMKDKYDYMQSFSVDSKTEIAKTLAAFGAFTEGLQLFASFAILLNFPRFNKMKGMGQIVTWSVRDETLHCLSVIKLFHTFVQENPEIWTAELRRDITEVCETIVEHEDAFIDLAFELGDVQGLTAPEVKQYIRFIADRRLQQLGLEPVYRIERNPLPWLDEMLNAIEHTNFFENRATEYSKASTTGSWEEAFEDSVFNTSTGEAKMPPSRNGPVAE encoded by the coding sequence ATGCCCGACGGCCACAACCCCACCGACGAGATGCCGACGCATTTCGACCTGCTGACCGCCAACCCGGTCTACAAGCCCTTCCGCTATCCCTGGGCCTATGACGCCTGGCTGACGCAGCAGCGCGTCCACTGGCTGCCGGAAGAGGTTCCGATGGCCGATGACGTGAAGGACTGGCAGAAGAACCTGACCGAGGTGGAGCGCAACCTCGTGACGCAGATCTTCCGCTTCTTCACGCAGTCGGACGTGGAGGTGAACAACTGCTACATGAAGCACTACGCCCAGGTGTTCAAGCCGACGGAAGTGCTCATGATGCTGTCGGCCTTCTCGAACATCGAGACGGTGCATATCGCGGCCTACAGCCATCTCCTCGACACGATCGGCATGCCGGAGACCGAGTACCAGGCCTTCCTCAAATACAAGGAGATGAAGGACAAGTACGACTACATGCAGAGCTTCTCGGTCGATTCGAAGACCGAGATCGCCAAGACGCTCGCTGCCTTCGGCGCCTTCACCGAGGGGCTCCAGCTCTTCGCCTCCTTCGCGATCCTGCTGAACTTCCCCCGCTTCAACAAGATGAAGGGGATGGGCCAGATCGTCACCTGGTCGGTGCGCGACGAGACGCTGCACTGCCTTTCCGTGATCAAGCTCTTCCACACCTTCGTGCAGGAGAATCCGGAGATCTGGACGGCGGAGCTCCGCCGCGACATCACCGAGGTCTGCGAGACGATCGTCGAGCACGAGGACGCCTTCATCGACCTCGCCTTCGAACTGGGCGACGTGCAGGGGCTGACCGCGCCGGAGGTGAAGCAGTACATCCGCTTCATCGCCGACCGCCGCCTGCAGCAACTCGGCCTGGAGCCGGTCTACCGGATCGAGCGCAACCCGCTGCCCTGGCTCGACGAGATGCTGAACGCCATCGAGCACACGAATTTCTTCGAGAACCGCGCCACGGAGTATTCCAAGGCTTCTACAACCGGAAGTTGGGAAGAAGCCTTCGAGGATAGCGTCTTCAATACGTCCACCGGGGAGGCCAAGATGCCTCCTTCCCGGAACGGCCCCGTCGCTGAGTGA
- a CDS encoding ribonucleoside-diphosphate reductase subunit alpha, with translation MFDAVQLEGHGQVTIDRSRDALLTDFGKATLDDRYLLPGESYQDLFARVASAYGDDAAHAQRIYDYISKLWFMPATPVLSNGGTTRGLPISCFLNEADDSLDGILGLWNENVWLASKGGGIGSYWGNLRSIGEKVGQNGKTSGIVPFIRVMDSLTLAISQGSLRRGSAAVYLPVSHPEIEEFIDIRRPTGGDPNRKALNLHHGILIPDAFMRAVEADEEWALTSPKDGAVIRKISARGLWIRILLARIEQGEPYIIYSDAVNNARPEYHKLAGLEVKTSNLCSEITLPTGRDQHGQQRTAVCCLSSLNFESWFEWKDHPTFIEDVMRFLDNVLQSFIDTAPDSMARARYSAMRERSVGLGVMGFHSFLQAQNVPFESVVAKVWNKRMFKHIRAQADAASVRLANERGPCPDAAEYGFNERFSNKMAIAPTASISVICGGASAGIEPIAANVYNHKTLSGSFIVRNPHLKKVLAKHGRDDDDTWTSITVSKGSVQHLDFLDEQEKAVFKTAFELDQRWVVEHAADRTPFICQAQSVNLFLPANVHKRDLHQIHFQAWKKGMKSLYYCRSLSIQRADTISEKVAPQPSPGAAAVANDPQIPLPLVAARLAGGNTDYEECLACQ, from the coding sequence ATGTTCGACGCCGTTCAGCTTGAGGGGCATGGCCAGGTCACCATCGACCGGAGCCGCGACGCGCTGCTCACCGATTTCGGCAAGGCGACGCTCGACGACCGCTACCTGCTGCCCGGCGAATCCTACCAGGACCTCTTCGCCCGTGTCGCCTCGGCCTATGGCGATGACGCCGCGCATGCGCAGCGGATCTACGACTACATCTCGAAGCTCTGGTTCATGCCGGCGACGCCGGTGCTGTCCAATGGCGGCACGACGCGCGGCCTGCCCATCTCCTGCTTCCTGAACGAGGCGGATGACAGCCTCGACGGCATCCTGGGCCTGTGGAACGAGAATGTCTGGCTCGCCTCCAAGGGCGGCGGCATCGGCTCCTACTGGGGCAACCTGCGCTCGATCGGCGAGAAGGTCGGCCAGAACGGCAAGACCTCCGGCATCGTGCCCTTCATCCGCGTGATGGACAGCCTGACCCTGGCGATCTCCCAGGGCTCGCTGCGCCGCGGCTCGGCCGCCGTGTATCTGCCGGTCTCGCATCCCGAGATCGAGGAGTTCATCGACATCCGCCGTCCCACCGGCGGCGACCCGAACCGCAAGGCGCTGAACCTCCACCACGGCATCCTGATCCCCGACGCCTTCATGCGTGCGGTGGAGGCCGACGAGGAATGGGCGCTGACCAGCCCCAAGGACGGTGCGGTCATCCGCAAGATCTCGGCGCGCGGCCTCTGGATCCGCATCCTGCTGGCGCGGATCGAGCAGGGCGAGCCCTACATCATCTACAGCGACGCGGTGAACAACGCGCGCCCGGAATACCACAAGCTGGCCGGGCTGGAGGTGAAGACCTCCAACCTCTGCTCCGAGATCACCCTGCCCACGGGGCGTGACCAGCACGGGCAGCAGCGCACGGCGGTGTGCTGCCTGAGCTCGCTGAACTTCGAGTCCTGGTTCGAGTGGAAGGACCATCCGACCTTCATCGAGGACGTGATGCGCTTCCTCGACAACGTGCTGCAGAGCTTCATCGACACCGCGCCCGACAGCATGGCCCGCGCACGCTACAGCGCCATGCGGGAGCGTTCGGTGGGCCTCGGCGTCATGGGCTTCCACTCCTTTCTCCAGGCGCAGAACGTGCCCTTCGAGAGCGTGGTGGCGAAGGTCTGGAACAAGCGGATGTTCAAGCATATCCGTGCGCAGGCCGATGCCGCCAGCGTCAGGCTCGCCAATGAGCGCGGCCCTTGCCCGGACGCGGCGGAATACGGGTTCAACGAGCGCTTCTCGAACAAGATGGCGATCGCGCCCACCGCCTCGATCAGCGTCATCTGCGGCGGCGCCTCGGCTGGCATCGAGCCGATCGCGGCCAATGTGTACAACCACAAGACGCTCTCCGGCTCCTTCATCGTGCGCAACCCGCATCTGAAGAAGGTGCTGGCGAAGCACGGCCGCGACGACGATGACACCTGGACGAGCATCACCGTCAGCAAGGGTTCGGTGCAGCACCTGGACTTCCTGGACGAGCAGGAGAAGGCGGTGTTCAAGACCGCCTTCGAGCTGGACCAGCGCTGGGTGGTCGAGCACGCCGCCGACCGCACGCCCTTCATCTGCCAGGCGCAGTCGGTGAACCTCTTCCTGCCGGCCAACGTGCACAAGCGCGACCTGCACCAGATCCACTTCCAGGCCTGGAAGAAGGGGATGAAGTCGCTCTACTACTGCCGCTCGCTCTCCATCCAGCGCGCCGATACGATCAGCGAGAAGGTGGCCCCGCAGCCTTCGCCGGGGGCGGCCGCCGTGGCGAACGACCCGCAGATCCCGCTGCCGCTGGTGGCGGCGCGGCTGGCGGGCGGCAACACCGACTACGAGGAATGCCTGGCCTGCCAATAG
- a CDS encoding amino acid ABC transporter substrate-binding protein, with protein MRMTSVAAAALAVAISAFPAAQQASAQPAADTMGAIKERGYLLCGVAGNNVGFSLPDSQGVMKGIDSDTCRAVATAILGNADKVRFVNTTATNRFTALQSGEVDMLVRSTTWTLGREAALGLEFAAVNFYDGTGFAVKTASGVKSVKELDGASVCVQPGSTTELNLTDYFRSNGMKFTPVVIESIEEIRNAFISGRCDAFTTDASSLASFRFSQGANAGQYTILPEIISKEPLGSMVRKGDWKFFDIVKWTHFAQLTAEELGMTSRNVESFVDNNNPEIQRFMGRSGDLGKMLGVPADWAVQVVKQVGNYAEVWDRNITPMGVQRGLNNLWNKGGLQYPPPMR; from the coding sequence ATGCGCATGACGAGCGTCGCGGCGGCCGCCCTGGCCGTCGCCATCTCCGCATTTCCGGCCGCGCAGCAGGCCTCCGCCCAGCCAGCCGCCGATACGATGGGCGCGATCAAGGAGCGCGGCTACCTGCTCTGCGGCGTCGCCGGCAACAATGTCGGCTTCAGCCTGCCCGACAGCCAGGGCGTGATGAAGGGCATCGATTCCGACACCTGCCGCGCCGTCGCCACCGCCATCCTGGGCAATGCCGACAAGGTGCGCTTCGTCAACACCACCGCCACCAACCGCTTCACCGCGCTCCAGTCGGGCGAGGTGGACATGCTGGTGCGCTCCACCACCTGGACGCTGGGGCGCGAGGCGGCGCTGGGCCTCGAATTCGCCGCGGTGAACTTCTATGACGGCACCGGCTTCGCCGTGAAGACGGCCTCCGGCGTGAAGTCGGTGAAGGAGCTGGACGGCGCCTCGGTCTGCGTGCAGCCAGGCTCGACCACCGAGCTGAACCTCACCGACTATTTCCGCTCGAACGGCATGAAGTTCACCCCGGTGGTGATCGAGAGCATCGAGGAGATCCGCAACGCCTTCATCAGCGGCCGCTGCGACGCCTTCACCACCGACGCCTCCTCGCTCGCCTCCTTCCGCTTCAGCCAAGGGGCGAATGCCGGCCAGTACACCATCCTGCCGGAAATCATCTCCAAGGAGCCGCTGGGCTCCATGGTGCGCAAGGGCGACTGGAAGTTCTTCGACATCGTGAAGTGGACGCATTTCGCGCAGCTCACCGCCGAGGAGCTGGGCATGACCTCCAGGAACGTCGAAAGCTTCGTAGACAACAACAACCCCGAGATCCAGCGCTTCATGGGCAGGAGCGGCGACCTCGGCAAGATGCTCGGCGTGCCGGCGGACTGGGCGGTGCAGGTCGTCAAGCAGGTGGGCAACTACGCCGAGGTCTGGGACCGCAACATCACCCCGATGGGCGTGCAGCGCGGCCTGAACAACCTTTGGAACAAGGGCGGCCTCCAGTACCCGCCGCCGATGCGCTGA
- the guaA gene encoding glutamine-hydrolyzing GMP synthase, translated as MADPIATTPVTPAPASAQEAAGGHDRILILDFGSQVTQLIARRLRESGVYCEIWPFTASDDRIRDFQPRGIILSGGPASVTEGESPRAPKAVFELGLPVLGICYGQQTMCAQLGGLVESGHHREFGRAFVEITDACALTQGVWEKGAREQVWMSHGDRVTRLPEGFRPVAVSEGAPLAIIADDSRHYYGVQFHPEVVHTPHGAALLRNFTHTVCGCHGDWTMGAFRAEEIARIRAQVGTGKVICGLSGGVDSSVAAVLIHEAIGDQLTCIYVDHGLMRAGETEQVLATFRDRFNIKLVHRDASELFLGALKGVTDPEVKRKTIGRLFIEVFEEEQAKIGGADFLAQGTLYPDVIESVSATGGPSVTIKSHHNVGGLPENMRMKLVEPLRELFKDEVRALGRELGMPEVIVGRHPFPGPGLAIRIPGEVTREKVQILQQADLVFLEEIRNAGLYDAIWQAFAVLLPVRTVGVMGDGRTYDQACALRAVTSTDGMTADVYPFEIAFLSRVANRIVNEVRGINRVAYDVTSKPPGTIEWE; from the coding sequence GTGTACTGCGAGATCTGGCCCTTCACCGCCAGCGACGACCGCATCCGCGACTTCCAGCCGCGCGGCATTATCCTGTCCGGCGGCCCCGCCAGCGTGACCGAGGGCGAGAGCCCCCGCGCGCCGAAGGCGGTCTTCGAGCTGGGCCTGCCGGTGCTGGGCATCTGCTACGGCCAGCAGACCATGTGCGCCCAGCTCGGCGGGCTGGTGGAGAGTGGCCATCACCGCGAGTTCGGCCGCGCCTTCGTCGAGATCACCGATGCCTGTGCCCTGACCCAGGGCGTCTGGGAGAAGGGCGCGCGCGAGCAGGTCTGGATGAGCCATGGCGACCGCGTGACGCGCCTGCCGGAAGGCTTCCGCCCCGTCGCCGTCAGCGAGGGCGCGCCGCTCGCCATCATCGCCGATGACAGCCGCCACTATTACGGCGTGCAGTTCCATCCGGAGGTGGTGCACACCCCGCACGGCGCGGCGCTGCTGCGGAACTTCACGCACACGGTCTGCGGCTGCCATGGCGACTGGACCATGGGTGCCTTCCGCGCCGAGGAGATCGCCCGCATCCGCGCCCAGGTCGGCACCGGCAAGGTGATCTGCGGCCTGTCCGGCGGCGTCGATTCCTCGGTGGCGGCGGTGCTGATCCATGAGGCGATCGGCGACCAGCTCACCTGCATCTATGTCGATCACGGGCTAATGCGCGCGGGCGAGACGGAGCAGGTGCTGGCCACCTTCCGCGATCGCTTCAACATCAAGCTGGTGCACCGCGACGCCTCCGAGCTGTTCCTCGGCGCGCTGAAGGGCGTCACCGACCCGGAGGTGAAGCGCAAGACCATCGGCCGGCTGTTCATCGAGGTGTTCGAGGAGGAGCAGGCGAAGATCGGCGGTGCCGATTTCCTGGCCCAGGGCACGCTCTATCCGGATGTGATCGAGAGCGTCTCCGCCACCGGCGGCCCCTCCGTCACCATCAAGTCGCACCACAATGTCGGCGGCCTGCCCGAGAACATGCGCATGAAGCTCGTCGAGCCGCTGCGCGAACTGTTCAAGGACGAGGTCCGCGCCCTGGGCCGCGAGCTGGGCATGCCGGAGGTCATCGTCGGCCGTCACCCCTTCCCGGGGCCCGGCCTGGCCATCCGCATCCCTGGCGAGGTGACGCGGGAGAAGGTGCAGATCCTGCAGCAGGCGGACCTGGTCTTCCTGGAGGAGATCCGCAACGCCGGCCTCTACGACGCGATCTGGCAGGCCTTCGCCGTGCTGCTGCCCGTCCGCACCGTGGGCGTGATGGGCGACGGCCGCACCTACGACCAGGCCTGCGCCCTGCGTGCCGTCACCAGCACGGACGGCATGACGGCGGATGTCTATCCCTTCGAAATCGCCTTCCTGAGCCGGGTTGCCAACCGGATCGTCAACGAGGTGCGCGGGATCAACCGGGTTGCCTACGACGTGACCAGCAAGCCGCCCGGAACCATCGAATGGGAGTAA